One part of the Desulfovibrio aminophilus DSM 12254 genome encodes these proteins:
- the ftsH gene encoding ATP-dependent zinc metalloprotease FtsH: protein MNNFAKNLFIWITIALMMVVLFNLFNQAPQPQHKLSYSEFITKVNSGEILSVKIQGQKITGSMGADKRFATFAPEDPTLVATLIKNKVEVTAEPQEEAPWYMTLLVSWFPMLLLIGVWVFFMRQMQGGGSGGRGAMSFGRSRARLINEQSAKVTFEDVAGVDEAKEELQEIVDFLREPKKFTRLGGRIPKGVLLVGPPGTGKTLLARAVAGEAGVPFFSISGSDFVEMFVGVGAARVRDLFVQGKKNAPCLIFIDEIDAVGRQRGAGLGGGHDEREQTLNQLLVEMDGFESNEGVILVAATNRPDVLDPALLRPGRFDRQVVVPTPDVRGRKRILQVHTRKVPLAGEVNLDVLARGTPGFSGADLENLVNEAALHAAKMNKEQVHMADFEEAKDKVLMGKERRSVILSDEEKKTTAYHEAGHALAAKLLPGTDPVHKVSIIPRGMALGVTMQLPVDDRHNYSKEFLENQLAMMLGGRVAEELVLNQKTTGASNDIDRATKTARKMVCQWGMSDKLGPLSFGDGGEQIFLGRELIQHKNYSEDTARTIDDEIRGIIDQAHAKARTLIGENRAALDRIAEALLERETISGDDIDLLIKGEPLPPLNAERPGGGSASSGSGSGPGYVPRAEGKPATGDSDEFSLEEDEGDDGKKVQ from the coding sequence TTGAATAATTTCGCCAAAAATCTCTTCATCTGGATCACCATCGCACTGATGATGGTGGTCCTCTTCAATCTTTTCAACCAGGCGCCGCAGCCGCAGCACAAGCTCTCCTACAGCGAGTTTATCACCAAGGTGAACAGCGGGGAGATCCTCTCGGTCAAGATCCAAGGCCAGAAGATCACCGGCTCCATGGGGGCCGACAAGCGCTTCGCGACCTTCGCCCCGGAGGATCCGACCCTGGTGGCGACCCTGATCAAGAACAAGGTCGAGGTCACCGCCGAACCCCAGGAAGAGGCGCCCTGGTACATGACGCTCCTGGTTTCCTGGTTCCCCATGCTGCTTCTGATCGGCGTCTGGGTCTTCTTCATGCGCCAGATGCAGGGGGGCGGCAGCGGCGGACGGGGGGCCATGTCCTTCGGCCGGTCCCGGGCCCGGCTCATCAACGAGCAAAGCGCCAAGGTGACCTTCGAGGACGTGGCCGGCGTGGACGAGGCCAAGGAGGAGCTGCAGGAAATCGTGGATTTCCTGCGTGAACCCAAGAAGTTCACCCGCCTGGGCGGGCGTATTCCCAAGGGCGTTCTCCTCGTGGGCCCCCCCGGCACGGGTAAGACGCTTCTGGCCCGGGCCGTGGCCGGCGAGGCCGGGGTGCCCTTCTTCTCCATTTCCGGTTCCGACTTCGTGGAGATGTTCGTGGGCGTGGGCGCGGCCCGTGTGCGCGACCTCTTCGTCCAGGGCAAGAAGAACGCGCCCTGCCTCATCTTCATCGACGAGATCGATGCCGTGGGCCGTCAGCGCGGAGCGGGCCTGGGCGGTGGTCACGACGAACGTGAACAGACCTTGAACCAACTCCTGGTGGAGATGGACGGTTTCGAGTCCAACGAGGGCGTGATCCTGGTGGCCGCCACCAACCGTCCGGACGTGCTCGATCCGGCGCTTCTGCGGCCCGGTCGCTTCGACCGCCAGGTGGTGGTGCCGACCCCGGACGTGCGCGGCCGCAAGCGTATCCTCCAGGTGCACACCCGCAAGGTTCCCCTTGCCGGAGAGGTCAACCTGGATGTCCTGGCCCGGGGTACGCCCGGCTTCTCCGGCGCGGATCTGGAGAATCTGGTCAACGAGGCCGCTCTGCATGCGGCCAAGATGAACAAGGAACAGGTCCACATGGCCGACTTCGAGGAGGCCAAGGACAAGGTGCTCATGGGCAAGGAGCGCCGCAGCGTCATCCTCTCCGATGAGGAGAAGAAGACCACGGCCTATCACGAGGCGGGCCATGCTCTGGCCGCCAAGCTGCTGCCCGGCACCGATCCGGTGCACAAGGTGTCCATCATTCCCCGCGGCATGGCCCTGGGCGTGACCATGCAGCTGCCTGTGGACGATCGCCATAACTACTCCAAGGAATTCCTGGAGAACCAGCTGGCCATGATGCTCGGCGGCCGGGTGGCCGAGGAGTTGGTGCTGAACCAGAAGACCACCGGCGCGAGCAACGACATCGACCGGGCCACCAAAACGGCCCGCAAGATGGTCTGCCAGTGGGGCATGAGCGACAAACTGGGCCCCCTGTCCTTCGGTGACGGAGGAGAGCAGATATTCCTCGGGCGTGAACTCATCCAGCACAAAAACTACTCCGAGGACACGGCCCGGACCATCGACGACGAAATTCGCGGCATCATCGATCAGGCCCACGCCAAGGCCCGGACTCTGATCGGCGAGAATCGCGCCGCCCTGGACCGCATCGCCGAAGCCCTGCTTGAGCGCGAGACCATTTCCGGGGATGACATCGACCTGCTCATCAAGGGAGAGCCGCTCCCTCCTCTGAATGCGGAGCGCCCCGGCGGCGGCTCCGCGTCTTCCGGTTCCGGCTCCGGCCCGGGCTACGTGCCGCGCGCCGAGGGCAAGCCAGCGACGGGAGATTCGGACGAGTTCTCTCTCGAAGAGGACGAGGGCGACGACGGTAAAAAGGTGCAATAG
- the folP gene encoding dihydropteroate synthase, producing MRENSWSIKGGKVLGPAPFFIAGIVNVTPDSFHDGGRWFDTRAAVAHGRELAAQGAHILDVGGESTRPGAAEVSEDEELRRVLPVIAELATLPRAALPDCSGEYPVLSVDTFKARVAAESLAAGAGIVNDISACRFDEALADVLAQEKPGYVLMHSQGRPRVMQKAPAYGDVVEEVLAFFEERLQYLCGRGLPEDRIVLDPGIGFGKTLEHNLRLLREIKRFESLGRPVYMGLSNKSLFQGLLGLEPGRRGTATQVATAVLAAKGVAVHRVHDVAETVRTLRLAAAMA from the coding sequence ATGCGTGAGAACAGTTGGAGCATCAAGGGGGGCAAGGTCTTGGGACCGGCCCCCTTTTTCATCGCCGGCATCGTCAACGTGACGCCGGATTCCTTTCATGACGGCGGCCGCTGGTTCGACACCCGAGCCGCGGTGGCGCACGGCCGGGAACTGGCGGCCCAGGGTGCGCACATTCTGGACGTGGGCGGGGAAAGCACGCGTCCAGGCGCGGCCGAAGTTTCCGAAGACGAAGAACTGCGCCGCGTGCTGCCGGTGATCGCGGAACTGGCGACGCTCCCCCGAGCGGCACTGCCGGACTGCTCCGGGGAATATCCGGTGCTGTCGGTGGACACCTTCAAGGCCCGCGTGGCGGCTGAAAGCCTGGCGGCCGGAGCGGGGATCGTCAACGACATCTCGGCCTGTCGTTTCGACGAAGCTCTGGCCGACGTGCTGGCCCAGGAAAAACCCGGCTACGTGCTCATGCATAGCCAGGGACGCCCTCGGGTCATGCAGAAGGCTCCCGCCTACGGCGACGTCGTGGAAGAAGTGCTGGCGTTTTTCGAGGAACGGTTGCAGTATTTGTGCGGACGCGGACTTCCGGAGGATCGTATCGTGCTCGATCCGGGCATCGGCTTCGGCAAAACCTTGGAGCACAACCTGCGCCTTCTCCGCGAAATCAAACGGTTCGAGAGTCTGGGACGTCCGGTGTACATGGGGCTCTCCAACAAATCCCTGTTTCAGGGGTTGCTGGGGCTGGAACCGGGGCGTCGCGGCACGGCGACCCAAGTTGCCACGGCCGTCTTGGCCGCGAAAGGCGTGGCCGTGCATCGCGTGCATGACGTGGCGGAAACTGTCCGCACATTGCGCCTGGCGGCGGCCATGGCCTGA